The sequence ACGCCATCATCCAGGGCGGGTTTCACACAGACGGACACAAAGACGACGCTTCACGATTTGAGGTTTTATTATTTGCAAAATTAAGTCTCAAAAAATCAAGATACATTTGAAGAAGAAGTGCACgcaaaatgaaagttaaatgTAGCATAAAGACATTTGATGGAATAAAGaagtagtagtgtgtgtgtgtgtgtgtgaacaccaAGACAGCTCCAAACTGGCAGCGGGACGATCCACATCAGCCGAGTGGGCAGGTTCAAGTCAGACACGTAGTTACAGTCCTTTAAATTAAAAGCAAGTCCAACGAGAAAAGACGTCTTAAAGGAGAACGAATCAGAGTTTCATGATCCAACAGCAGGAAACGGCCGACAACATAATTTAATCAAACACACTGAACGCCGAGGAAGAAGCTCGACCAACAGAACAAGAGCATTCCACAGAAGAAGAGTTTGGGTTCAAACCATTTGAAGTAAAACATCCTTTTCAGAAAGGAGCACATCGTCACGATCAATACGATTAATAACGGAATCGGGCTGCGATCAGATCAAACAGCTCTCACAGGAAGCAACGATACGTACCTGAATCCACATGTTACAGTCAGAATCTACGCTAAGCAACATCActgacacaaagagagagagaagtccGGGCGGGGGGGCGActgtgtgccccccccgccccccccccaactaacCCACCAAGAACGGCTCCTACGGGATTACGTGCATCAGCATCCGAACGTGCCATAGAAGTTAGTTGGCTCAGTTACAGCTCATAAATATGTTAACCCCAATGACTAGCGACCccgaaacgccccccccccccccatttcaacGCACACGTttggacacgccccctcccgcGTCCCAACCGTTGCTACTGTACAATTAGTAAAACACACGCCAGCGCGCGCCTTTCTCTACCTCCTGAGAACGCACGGATCACACCggacgcacacgcgcacgcacacgcacaaacgcacacacgcacgcacgcacacacacacacacacgcacacacacacacacgcaccgagCCATCTGGTCGGTGTGAGCAGTGAAATAACGCAGAGCACGAGGCTGCAGGGACGCATGCAGGAAATCTGGAACTCAAATCGAGGCCGAGTCGCCATGCCAACGGTCCGGGTCGCGGGCATCACGAGCTTCCAGGTGTTCCACTCGACGGCTTGTTGGAAGTTGTGGGTTTGGGGCGGGTGCTACGTGTCCTGGTCAGTGTTGTATGCCGGGCTGCCTCTAGGTGTGCATCTGCTGCgctgtgcaggggggggggggtggggggggggggactatagGAACGCACTCGGGTTCGCCCGCGGATCCTTCTGGTTCCTGTAGCGCCCAGCAAGCCACACCCCCAGGATCTGTTACAAGTATTTAAAATGAGACAAAGTAAAAAGACATGAAGGTTGAGAgcaggagaaaacacacacacgcgcacacacacacacacacgcacgcgcacacacacacacacacacacgcacacacacacgcacacacacacgcacgcgcacacacacacacacgcacacacacacgcacgcacacgcacgcacacacacacacacacacgcacgcacacacacacacgcacacacacacacacgcacgctgtTTACTCCCCTCCGGCAATTTGCTCTCATTTTGTGCATCATTTCACTCAGTGTCACTAAACTGCGCTGATAATGGGAGAATTGGTTCACGCCGTTCATCCAACCGTTCACGCCGTTCATCCAACCGTTCACTGAAAGCCATCAGGGTTCTCCACAACGCCGGCGCTCTCACAAACAAACCGATTCCAGGCCCGGCTCGGGTCCAATCACCGGCGAGGCGAACCTTTCAGGGTGACCCACTAACAGGTTCCCTTCTGATTGGACACCGTAAGCCGTTAAAGAGCCAGCGTGGAATGTTCGATCAGAGGGAGACGACGCAGAGGAACACAAAGACGTTGGGCTCGTCGGGCGGAACCCGAGGAACCCGAGGAACAGAAGGAGCTCCTCACCCGGCCGGAACGCAGTTTCCATTCGGTGGAGCGCACGTGTCAGCGCTGACCTCACAGACTAAAGATCAGGGACGCCCCGATCCGATCACCAGCTTCCAGTCGGACAtgagctcccgatcaggactcggatcgATATGGATCGTTGTTTTCAGGACTTttgatcagatctggagttgcgctgtggcacagagtgagacctccgTCCTACAGGCAGACCCGGCAACGCGTGcggcgtgacatcacttcctgtgatgcTATTGGtcgaatgctggctaaacacgtTAGCAGCTCGAAGCTAGCCGCGCTAGCacgtctgcgctgtggaagcaTTCTGAAGTGGACGACGACAACCTGCCGATTGAGCTGctcctaattttattttaaatattcgcaTTTAATATTTCCGGTTGCACTAGAtcaagtccaaagtgaagaaAGTCGTTTATTTATGACTTGAATGATCGAGCTTCGCCACAGAAGTGCCCTGTTTGAAAGTTAAACGTTGAAAtaagaggaataaaataaaaacaagggacatcctggatccgtttcttcttttttaaatgtattatagaagtatcaaATCAGGACTCgtatcaaaatcaaatgactcgggaTCCTAAGGATCCTGCAAACGCTTAAAGGGAACCCATTTCCTGTTTATTCAGGAGCCCGGTGACGGGACACTCACCTCTGTGAAGCTGAAGAAGAGTCCGACCCCCCCGAGGATCCTCAGAGCCTCCGATGCGTGAGTCAGCATCATATCCCCAcaggtgaaacaggaagtcttctTGCATAGctgcgtggaggaggagagcgagttCAGCCTGCAGGAAACCAGCTCTACAAGCCAAGATCTATTCCGGGCCGGACAGGAAGCTCCGCCTTTAACCTCGCCGGGTTCAGCGCAGCGTTTCAACATTGGACGGTGAAACCCGAATGGAACGGACAGCATGCAGTTTCATTACGCAGCgttagccgccgccgccgccgccgcggacTCACGGCGGTGCAGCTTTCCACGTCCTGCTTGAACAGCGCCGGGCTGTCGGTGCCGTTGAGCAGCCCGCAGCAGTCGAGCTGAACCTCCAGGTCGATCTTCGTCTCGTTCGTCAACATGCCCCAAGCGGTCTTCAGAAGCGTTTCCTGgaaagcaaataaaacaaagtcaGCGTcaggatcaataatcaatcaattaataaACATCTGCAGGCATAGAAGCGTTCAGCAAACAAGATGCAATCTGGTCTAAAAAGAGGAAACCTGCTCACCTGCTGCGGCCGTTTCATCGCCAGGCAGGAACAGGAAACGCCAAATTGGAAGAGGAAAACGACAAAAAGGATGACCATGTACTGGGAGCAAAGGTCAAGGAACCAACGCGGCACACGTGTCACGACGAGCGCAGCCGCGGCAGCAAGCTACGAACGCTCGACCCAACGGCAGCGACGGCGAGGATACGAAGAAGAGCATCACTTGGTGGTGGCTCATCGCCCCGACGAGGCCAACGATGGCgatgagcagcaggaagacgCCCACGGCGATGACCCCGCCGATGATGTGGATGCTGGACAGCAGGCCGAAGCCCTTCCCCCACGCCGCCACGCCGATCAGCAGCAGGCCGACCAGCTGGAGGGAGCACCGAGGAGCAAGTTAGCCAGAGTCCGCTGATGGAACACGGCGCGGAacaccagcagctccatccCGGTTCCACTTAGAACCAGAAAGACGCCGCTGGCCTCACGCCACACGGGCGTGGCGAGCGCCGGCGTAATTGATCATAAAACATCCATCAAAGGTTATCGCACAAGTTCAGTGTCACATTTAAGCCAACGTTCGTTCAATCACCTTGAACGCCGTCACGTGGCcgtgatttatttattgcctTACTTTTATGTTTGCATAAATTAAACTGAGACTATAAAGGCTACTTTTGTACATCATTACTTTACCTGAAAGCTATACTATAAATTGATCAAAATTTGATCTCAGTTTCAGGCTCTCGGCATGgacctagccccccccccccacaccaaaTCATTAGAGTAGAGAAGCAGGGGAGACTTATATAATTCAAAAGAGTCGAGCGTAACGACGACAATCTGCAGGATCAATCAGTCAAGTATTGATCTGTGCTGTAAATCCACACAACAGCAGAACACGGAGGAATAATTAATAGTTAACGACACTAAACCACACGATGGTAGAACACATCTATGTTAGACAACGACTAGATTTGATCTTTATTAaggtgttgttgtgtttcagtGTCCTTACAGGTTGATATTTTATGGTAATATACACGAATAGAGTCGCCTATGGCGGATCTCCACAGGTGAAAGGTGATATTTACACGAATTCAATGGCACGggaaaaacaaagcaataatCACGACCTCAGCTCTACCATCAGTTAGCTTGAATTAGCTATGAACCAAATCTAGCTAAACCTGCTAACTATGACAGCACGGCTgacaaagagaaacacaaacagctgtTAGCTAAATGTTGTTGCGATAAGTGCTCGGGACTGAGAGAGAATCAATGCCAGAGATCGATTATAAGGACATGTTGGGCCAGCTGGCCTCAAGCTAACGGCGTCCGTTTACACACAATGGCGATGGCTAAAAGGCTAGCGAGCTAAGTTAAAAGGCTATAGGGACACAGATTACATGCTACGTTTCAGCCTATCTTGCTAGCGGATGCTACGAATGTTTAGAGGGGATGAATAAAGTCAGTACCGCCGCTCATCTGCGAAGTAAAGCCAGAAAAACATGCGAGGTAAACGGCGAAAACATGAGTACTTCACCGGCGCTGTAGCTAGCAGCAGGCTAGCTAGCCTTAGCTCCAGAGGCTAGCTAGCCTTAGCTCCTGAAGCTAGCTAGAACGTGTACACTCACCATGTAAACCACATTCAGGGAACAAAGCGCATTTTTGGAACAAGTGAATCCGCCACAGACCATATTCAAAAAAACCTGCGTGGGCTGAGCCCCGTTAACGAGAGACCTCAGAAAGAACGCTGTCTGCCCCGTCCCGCAGCAGCCAGTCTGGAGAGGGCGTGGTCGATGACGTCAGCACCTACGTCTCGCGGCTTGGTAAACAAACATGGCGCCTGCAGGGCCGCAGGGTGGCTGCAGCTTTTTACTTGGTGTCGTCACCCTTTAAAGtgcccagacacacaaacaaacaaacaaacaaacaaacaaacaaacaaaattagTGTAACAACGGtaggaaaaaaatacacaaactattaaactgaaaaaatattgaatttgagttttttttgtcgtgtcagaaaatgttatttgtaGGCAGggagatgtaaaaaataaaatacaatactcaggaaaatattaaaatacattcCAGGATGCGTCATTTTTGCCAGATCCATGACCAAAGTTAACGGACTCTAGGCACTTGCTTCGTCTGTCAGCCGAACGCCATTGTGATGGGATTCGCTGCGGAGCGAGGAACGTGCACGGCTTCATAAGACTCCACGTGATCACGCGTTTAAACCGCCCGATGGAAGGTCAACAGACGCCTTGCAGCGGAGTGGCGGCTGCACAGCGGAGAGCATCGTTTGAAATGAGGAAGTGAAGTcgacctgcagaggaaacaagaCGAGAGACACGCCCTCAGCACCAGCCGCCgcttcttcagcttcagcaggAAGTTCGAATGGGCTGAGGGGAGCCCCGTGGCAGCATGAACCCCAACAGTAAATCAGCGAACGCCGTCGCCATCAGAACGGAGGTGAAGCGCTTCGAGTCTCTCCAGAGCGCCGTCAGCAGACTTTACAAGCAGCTGGAAAGAGTCTCCGATCAACAGTTGCGTTCGGGGCTTAAAGTTTACCTGCGCAGCATTCAAGGTAGGCTCACCCTTCCTGTCCCCCTTTGTGGTTTGGTGCAATGATGGCTCATCAGAATGGGGTGCATGCGGGCCTCGGAGTCTCAGCATGgacctaatcagggcgagtccagGAACACGTTCAGGTCGTGGCGTGATAACGTCCTCCATGCTTCCTCTGTCAGTCTGAGATGGCGAGTTCCTCTGTTGATCCTCGTTGCAGTTTCTCGCTAAGGGCTAAATGCTAGCTCCATGCATTGACGATACTACAGTGATGTACCAGTCAACCTCTGGACGcccagtgacatcatcgctccacagccatcgccatggcagcaGGACGGAACCCGCTGCGTGgcctacttcctgtctgccagTCTGAAATCGCTATCAAAGCCACTTCCTTTCAGAGGAACGGGGCCTCGACGTTTCAAACGCAACGTctggtgggaggaagaagagacggggggggggggggggtgattgtgTTACTGGCATTGTGTTCACcaacgcgcgtgtgtgtggggcgggggggcaggagaaGTGAACGATCCCCCAGCCCACGGCTGGTGTCCATCTGACAGGGCCTGTCCGCGCACgtgagcgtgcatgtgtgtgacttCCTTTTTTATGAAGGTGACGTTTTCAGAATAATTGGTGGAGCCTCGACCTGACGCGTGTTTCaagtggatgatgatgaatatatttatgagatagaatgttagagtacaagtacagtcaaacagtagcatgtattacagtacaagtacagtcacacaatagcatgtattacagtacaagtacagtcacacagtagcatgtattacagtacaagtacagtcacacaatagcatgtattacagtacaagtacagtcacacagtagcatgtattacagtacaactacagtcacacaatagcatgtattacagtacaagtacagtcaaacaatagcatgtattacagtacaagtacagtcaaacagtagtatgtattacagtacaagtacagtcacacatcctgtctaagaggagcatttctaaaaagcccttgcggtcttgtttccgttgaaagtccttcgtacataaatcatcgacatttaacaatacaaataaaacgaatattaaattactcaattgatgcaaaataacaatacattaaaaagacacattatatgacaacgtaggtggacaaaaagggggggggggtttgatctggagagagtcgtgatgactatctccgtttctgtccccctaaaggtgtatttttagggccgttttgaaggaggccaaagaggtgcatgttttgagggcaggagtcaaacagttccacccttgggggcagtattgtaaaagatgatttacccatgttagtcctgtaggagggggtaatcaggttgttgtttgagctccctctagtgttgtggctgtgggtgtcactaaatccgtggaggtgtttattcaggtatgcagggattgaggggactgagggcagagctgcattgactattttaaatgccaatcccattttgagttgtttaaccctgtctgctaccctgagccattttaggctagcaaaatgtccaggaagaaggtgggtcatgggccccagattgaggagtagccgaaggcgtgtgtgtgttcactgacacacgcacacacacagctataacagtgtgtgtgtgcatgtgtgccaTCTTCAGCCATTCAACACATGAAGGCAACAGATCGCCGATCAATACACTCTCCGATAAGCCTTCCTTACGTGCACCACACGCACGCTCACCCCACATTCACACGGAGANNNNNNNNNNNNNNNNNNNNNNNNNNNNNNNNNNNNNNNNNNNNNNNNNNNNNNNNNNNNNNNNNNNNNNNNNNNNNNNNNNNNNNNNNNNNNNNNNNNNAGCCGGATGGATGATAGCGCAGTGCGTGGGGAGCGCTCCGCCTCGCAGCGGCGACGCGGCTCAGCTCGGAGCCGCGTCATCGGGAGAGCCGCTGGACACCCTGCAGGGGGGCGtggcggaggggggggtggagccGGGACAGAATCAGGACGGCGGGGGGCGGAGTCCAGCAGAGGCGGAGCGGTGGACGCGGCTCTCAAGCGAGATCATCGAGCTGAGCGACGACGAAAACttcatggaggaggaagaggaggaagaggaggaagaggacctCGTGTGTCTGGAGAACGGCGAGGGGGGGGACCCGAGCAACCAGGTACCGTTTGTCGTCATCGCTACGACCTTTTCTGTGAAGGCAGTATTGATTGGCTGATGctctttgctcctcctccaggtgggcGGGGCCGCGCTGTCGTGTAACGCCTGCTCGGCGGCGCTCCAGGCGGACCCGGCTGCCATCAGAAGACACGCCGAGACCCACCTGACTGAACTCGGGCTGTGCCGGGCGTGCGGGGCGTCGCCGCCGGACCGCCCCGCCGCCGTCGCTCACGCCCTCGCCCACGTCGGCGTGCCGCTCTTCACCTGCGAAATGTGTCACCTGCAGTTCTGCAGTCAGAATAAGCTGCTGCGCCACCAGCGCCACGCCGCGTCCTGTTACGCCCCCCCGCCGGCGCCACCTAccggcgggggggcggggccgggcgCGGGGCTGGGCCTGCAGGCGGCGCTGACGTGCGCCGCCTGCAGCAAAGCCCTCAGCATGGACTTCCAGGTTGGTAAACATCGATgacaacacggggggggggtctgacatgTCGTTAACGATTGCTCCGTCCCTTCccaggaggtcagaggtcacctgcTGAGCCACGTTTGCCCCCAGAGCCTCCGCTGTGGCGTCTGTCTCCTCCCCCAGCCCTCCCTGTGCGCCCTGCTGTGGCACGCCCTCGCCCACCTCGCTTTGCCCGTCTTCGCCTGCCCCCACTGCGCCCGCTGCTTCGTAgaacgccccctgctggacagacACGTGACGGCGCACGctgaggaggcggcggcggcccgaggaggcgggggggcgggggcgggggcgggggcggggcctgggCCGGAGGAGCTGCATTGCTTCTTTTGCCCACAgatcttcttctcctcctcggcCTTTCTGTGCCACCTCAGCCTCCACACCAAcgagcccccgggggggggcgggggcggggccaagCGGAAGGCCGACCAGCCGCCGGAGTACCCGCCTCCTCCTtcgtgctcctcctcctctcaggatGTCAGCGGCCTTGTTAAGATGAGCAACCTGGGGTTCGTCCCGCCCCCCCGGGGCCGGGTCCGACGGGGGTCCGGCCCGTGGGAAGTGGTACCGGTGCCGCTACTGCGGGAAGCGCTTCGCCCACTCGGGGGAGTTCACCTACCACCTGCGCATCCACACGGGGGAGAAGCCGTACCAGTGCAAGGTGTGCCTGCGCTTCTTCCGGGGCCGCTCCACCATGATCTGCCACCTGAAGACGCACGCCGGCGCCCTGATGTACCGCTGCCCCGTCTGCAGCCTGGACTTCTCCACGCTGAAGCTGGTGTCGGCCCACATGGAGCGGCACCGGGACCGCCTGCCGCCGGACTTCAACATCGAGCAGACGTTCATGTACAGCGATCACTCCAAGGAGCCGCAGGCCTGACGGCGttcgccccgccccccccccccgcggacggcgttcgccccccccccccgtggacggcgttcgccccccccccccgcggacgGCGTTCTCTCAATGGTTGATCGATCGTCGATCGGCTGATTCATCGCTCCTTCAGCTCCCTTCGGGCGTCTTTGTGGATTTTACGTGTCCCTGTCATAATAAAAGccgccagcaggtggcggtgtGTGACGTCATCTGATCGATGCCGTGATTTTTCCACTCAGTTTTCAGAGTTCATTAAAGACGGCTTTGATGGTttcggtgaggaggaggagtcacgtcaCGTGCCCGGAAGTGACCGTTACGTTTCTTGCCTCATATTTATGACGACGGTGCAGCGATTGATTATTTGACCTGTTTCTAAAGCTGAATCTTTGAGTGTTGTTTTTGATACGCATTAATAAAAGCTTCCCccgcgacctttgacccccccgcGATCGCTTCCTGCTATTGCCGTCCTCGACACGGTCCAGGTGGAACCGGCTACCGGAGCGCAGTAAGTGCAGCATAAACACGCTAAACTTCCGGACGCGCGCGTGCACTTCACTGCGCGTGCACGTCACTGCGAGATAATCACAGACACGAAACGTTtgaaggtttttatttattgcattttaacagGTAATCAATCACGTAATCAATGACGTCACAGccggaagcagcagcaggaacatAAACTagaacagaccccccccctaaccgggtccacatggtgatctggatcagaaccagaaggttctagatggttctctCTATACATGAAGAGTCAAAGCGAATCAgagtttagttttatttttaactgattcttaatccataaatggtttaatgttaaaatgtaatatttgttcctgacctcgttctggatcagaaccagaagacatgatGGATCCTATCGGACCCCTTTGACTgaactgaatgcagattttaccagatatgatttttatttttatttttttaaagcctccattttaagtaaatgggaaaatccagacgTTTGTGAATCCGGGTCGCTCCCAGAATGTAATCTAAATTAgacctgctaacagacagaacCAGGTTCGTTCGGACCCGTGTGTGGACAGACGGAaactggacttcctgtttgtgtgtgtgtgtgtgtgtggggggggggggggtctgtcttcGTCTCTCTAACACTGATCAGGTGATTAAGGGAAGGCAGGACGTGGACCTTTAGAGGACGGGGTCCAGTTCCGTCCCACGCCTCGCTCCTCGGGCGCCGTCTTTACGAGCCGACGTCAGACTGGCTGGTGTCGCCGCTGCTCGTCTTGCGTGGCTTCTCGGGGTCCCCCGAGCCCCCGGGCCCCCCCCGGGGGAGGCGGTCCGCCACGGCGTTGATCAGGTTGTGGCGGAAGCTCTTGCTGAGGAAGTTGTAGAGGATGGGGTTAGCGACGCAGTGCAGCAGCGAGAGCCCGTCCACCAGCGCGTAGGAGAAGTAGAGCGCGTCGAAGGCGTTGCAGCTCAGGACGTAGCGGTTCAGGTCTTCCACGATCATCAGGAACACCACGGCGTGGTACGGCAGCCAGCACGCCACGAACACCGCGGAGTACACGTGCACC is a genomic window of Brachionichthys hirsutus isolate HB-005 chromosome 2, CSIRO-AGI_Bhir_v1, whole genome shotgun sequence containing:
- the tspan31 gene encoding tetraspanin-31, whose translation is MVCGGFTCSKNALCSLNVVYMLVGLLLIGVAAWGKGFGLLSSIHIIGGVIAVGVFLLLIAIVGLVGAMSHHQVMLFFYMVILFVVFLFQFGVSCSCLAMKRPQQETLLKTAWGMLTNETKIDLEVQLDCCGLLNGTDSPALFKQDVESCTALCKKTSCFTCGDMMLTHASEALRILGGVGLFFSFTEILGVWLAGRYRNQKDPRANPSAFL
- the LOC137907867 gene encoding LOW QUALITY PROTEIN: zinc finger and BTB domain-containing protein 39 (The sequence of the model RefSeq protein was modified relative to this genomic sequence to represent the inferred CDS: inserted 2 bases in 1 codon); translated protein: MIAQCVGSAPPRSGDAAQLGAASSGEPLDTLQGGVAEGGVEPGQNQDGGGRSPAEAERWTRLSSEIIELSDDENFMEEEEEEEEEEDLVCLENGEGGDPSNQVGGAALSCNACSAALQADPAAIRRHAETHLTELGLCRACGASPPDRPAAVAHALAHVGVPLFTCEMCHLQFCSQNKLLRHQRHAASCYAPPPAPPTGGGAGPGAGLGLQAALTCAACSKALSMDFQEVRGHLLSHVCPQSLRCGVCLLPQPSLCALLWHALAHLALPVFACPHCARCFVERPLLDRHVTAHAEEAAAARGGGGAGAGAGAGPGPEELHCFFCPQIFFSSSAFLCHLSLHTNEPPGGGGGGAKRKADQPPEYPPPPSCSSSSQDVSGLVKMSNLGFVPPPXGAGSDGGPARGKWYRCRYCGKRFAHSGEFTYHLRIHTGEKPYQCKVCLRFFRGRSTMICHLKTHAGALMYRCPVCSLDFSTLKLVSAHMERHRDRLPPDFNIEQTFMYSDHSKEPQA